The DNA sequence GGCGGGACACCCCGGTGTCGTTGAGCCGGATGTCGCACTCGACGCTGCGGCCGATCACTGTGATCTCCGCGTCCAGCGGATACTCCCGCTCGCCGCTGGCGCCACCGGCAGCCCGCGTCGTGATCAGCAGATGCGGAGTGCCCGGCGCGGCGGGGCGGCGGGGACCTGCCCGGCGACCACTGACCACCGCCGGATCGGCCGAGGCGACGCTGCTGCGGATACGGAAGACGCCGATGTCGAGATCGTCGGCCTCCGCGAGCCGAACGGTCACCGGGCCGACGAAGGTGTAGCGCTGCTCCGCGGCGTGCTCGCGGACCATCTCGGCCAGCCCGTCGCAAAGCTCGCGGGTATAAGGGGCCAGCCGGGCGAAGTCGCCCCCCGCCAGCTCGACGGCGAACTCGTTCGGGACCAGAACCCGGTTGGAGCTCTGCGCGCGCCGATCGTCGGTCTCCCGAGCGAGCGCGCTGGCGATCTCGACAGGTTCGACCCCGCCCTTGAAGACCTTCGCGAACGCACCCTCGACGAGGCCGCCCAGGCGCCGCTCGAAGCGCTGGAGCACGCCCATGCCCGACCTCCCTTCTCCCGGTCTGTGAGATCGTATGCCCACCGACGGGTCCGTCCCACGGCTCGGCAGCTTGACATGGCAACCCGGTCAGCCGGGGGGCGTTGCCCGAGTGCACCGCCCACGTGATAGCGTGTGCCACGACAAGTTGATAGTCCCACTCGGGCGAGTGGCGGAATGGCAGACGCGCACGGTTCAGGTCCGTGTGTCCGAAAGGACGTGGGGGTTCAACTCCCCCCTCGCCCACGAGCTGGCTCGTCGTGGTCGTCGAACTTTGTTCGGCTTCCCGGCGGGCCGCGATTTTTTCGGGGGGGCGACCCCCCGAGTGTCTCGCTTCGCTCGACCAGCGTGCGGTTCGGGGTCGGTGTGGTGGGGCTGACCACCTGGTTCGGGTGAGCGGCGGCGGTTTTGGGCTCGTCGTGGTCGTCGAACTGGCTCGTCGTGGTCGTCGAACTTTGTTCGGCTTCCCGGCGGGCCGCGATTTTTTCGGGGGGCGACCCCCCGAGACCCCCCGCGGTCTTGCGGGGGTCGTTGTGGTTGCGGGTCTTTGGGCGGTTTCCCAGTAGGCGTGATGTCTGTCGGGGGCTGGTTGCCTGAGGCCTCCCAGAGCCTTCCACCCCAGGCGTCCGAGCAGTGCGGTGCTCCGGTGGCTCGTTGGTGTTGATCGGCGATTTTTGGTGGGTGTGCCGGCGGGCCTTTTCTGCGCGATGATGGCGGAGGCCTGGGGGGAACGTCATGAGAGCATCGGTGTCTCCGCGCAGTAGCGTGCTGGTCGCTCTCGCTGTTGCCGTTTCCGTCGGCGGAACCGTGATCGCACGCCGCCGCGGATATGCCGTCGGTGGCCGGACGATCGTCCGCTGCCGTCAGGGCCACCTCTTCACAACCGTGTGGATCCCCGGAGTGTCACTGAAGGCGATTCGTCTCGGTTGGCTGCGGTACCAGCATTGCCCGGTGGGCCACCACTGGACGTTTGTCAGCCCGGTCCGGGCGAGCGATCTCACCGACGCGGACCGGGCTGCCGCTGCCGTCCTGGACACGTCCGTCCCGTAGTGCGTGAAGGGCCGGGTGGAGACCTTCGTCGAATCGGCGGGTGTCGGTCGGGTCAGCGGGCGGTTGTCGTGGTCAGGCCGAGAGGTGGCTGGTCGGGGCAGGACTGCAGGACCCCGCGCATCGCGGTGGCCTCAGGCTGCTCGACCCAGAGACCGTAACGGGCCTTCAGCCCGACCTGGCGGGCCACATATGCGCAGCGCGCCCCCGGGCTCGGCGGCAGCCACTCGGATGCGTCCTGGTCGCTCTTGGCCTGGTTGGTCGGGCCGTCGACCGCCAACAGGTTCTCCGGGTCGTTCGCGAAGGCCAGCCGTTCCTGGTCGGACCATTCCAGCGCCCCCGTGCGCCAGGCGTCGGCCAGCGCTACGACATGATCGATCTGCACCGCCGAAGCGTTGCGTTCGCGGTTGAAACGTATCGTGCGAGTTGTATACGGATCCCTGAGCTCGCCAGTCAGGACGATGCAGTCATCCGACCGGCGGGTGGTGATGCTGCGAAGATCGCGGTGAAGGATGTCGTTGCGGGTGTCGCACCCGTTCTGATCGACGTCTGACCAGGCGGTACCGAACTTGTCGCGCCGATAGGCGGGCGAGTTGTCGGCCGCTCGGACGGACAGTGTGCCGAGCAGTTCCAGCGCCGATCCGGCCCCCGCCCCCGGTGCGTTTTCGTCACCGAAGCCGGCCGTGCCTGGGGTGGCGGAGGTGGTGGGTGTTCCCGAGGCGACGTCGAGTACCTCGCCGCAGCCGCTGGCCAGAAACGCGAGGAGAACCGCGACCAGGACGCCGGCTCCCCGTGGCAGCGGGCCGGATGCCGATCGGCTGCCCTGCACAGCAGCGGTTGGCTGCGTTTCCACTCATGTCCCCGATCTGCCTGGCCCGGCGGTATGCCTGCTGCGCCCGTCTGCGGGACGTGATGGTCGACTTTCCCTCGCGGAGATCACCGTAACCTGCGGTGTGGCAGACCCCACGGCCGGACGGACCTGAAGCCGGACAGGGAGGTGCTTGGGCCAGCCGGCGGCGGTGGCGTCAGGGGGTGATCACGACGCCGAGGCTCTCGGGCCGTTCGTGTAGCTCCAGCGACTTCGCCTTCTCGTCGGCCGGGATGTCGAAGACAAACGTGCCGGTGACCGTGTCGCCGGGTTTGATGGTGTCCCAGATACCGCCGTTCAGGCTCGGGTAGAACCGCGCAACAAAATCGGCGGAATGGCGTTCACCGGCCGATGTTGTCAGATACTGCTTCGAGCTTTCCAACAGACGGGCGGTCGTTCCCCTGTTTGTGACCGTGATATCCACCAGGCAGAACTGCCCAGTGGCTCGGCGCGCGAGAAACGATTCGCCGATCTGATGTTCACCACATTTGATCTTGTTTGCGCGAAATTCCAGCTGGTCGTCGCGGACCGGTGAACCCACCTTCGCCGTCCTGGGCGCGGTCGGCGCCTGGGCGGACTCGCTCCGGTCTCCGGACCGGAGGTCATTCGCCCCGCCGTCGGAGTCGGCACCGGTGATCGAGCTGATGAACCACGCCGCGAGGACCACGACGAGGGCTACGGCGGCGAACCCGAGGATGCGCTGCGGGGTGAAGCGCGGCGGACGTGACTGATCAGGAAACGCGTCAAGGCCGGGAGGATGGTGTGGACCACCGCCCGGTGAGCGTGCCGCGGGCCAGCCTCCGGCGGGCTGCCCCGCGCCTGCGGCTCCGGAGAACGACGGCGCCCCGGCCGGGACGGGAACCGGCAGCCCCCCCGGCTGCGGCGGGCCGGCCGGCGCCGCGCCGGCGTTCGGACGAGCGGCGCCGGCGGCCGCGCCGCTCGGTCGGCCATGCGGTCCCAACTGG is a window from the Parafrankia irregularis genome containing:
- a CDS encoding HNH endonuclease family protein, encoding METQPTAAVQGSRSASGPLPRGAGVLVAVLLAFLASGCGEVLDVASGTPTTSATPGTAGFGDENAPGAGAGSALELLGTLSVRAADNSPAYRRDKFGTAWSDVDQNGCDTRNDILHRDLRSITTRRSDDCIVLTGELRDPYTTRTIRFNRERNASAVQIDHVVALADAWRTGALEWSDQERLAFANDPENLLAVDGPTNQAKSDQDASEWLPPSPGARCAYVARQVGLKARYGLWVEQPEATAMRGVLQSCPDQPPLGLTTTTAR